Proteins from a genomic interval of Zingiber officinale cultivar Zhangliang chromosome 2A, Zo_v1.1, whole genome shotgun sequence:
- the LOC122043003 gene encoding uncharacterized protein LOC122043003 isoform X2, with protein sequence MAIVTGDRYLEQLLRFVERNAGPLLEGSLTLKLNPLGLRYVHTRLEALQELEGLLAGAPVDYLRAYVSDLGDHRAIEHMRRILALLTSLKVVSVLPPPGRDPTPISLLPFGRLKVLELRGCDLSTSSARGLLELRHSLEKLICYNSTVSCRIVKLVLRYNALTSVHGIENLKSLEGLDLSYNIISSFTALEILGILPSLHNLWLEGNPICCTRWFRAHVFSFFSNPERLVLDGKSISTREYWERHVIFARSQKKPAAGCGYYFPAKDIVEDESIIATKKKKFSRLANIEDERQLISSDQESILCDSESLRKDEIISDSESRIAELMNVAKYMKNERSTIWSQKFKKYLNQTPDKFVDKIHSVEFGLAYPMIRQIKYHNQLGSISSSKYITEVAETLEGETCQSNLDLNMPVKDSDNGNYSSKEITELEITKNDSNTSLNGRNSGFNCEQGKSNFYSLETKDVSHLKVKLHSVDGDSPDGGYESENAPTMAPEKIIGSHPSSLHPNSPPHYREDILHHKLDHEEEFLQHSADVTSMETSDDTSSSGGVSHNLSSSSLDSLLNQAPMKHVSSDNSLTSLDIKYLAGGRHCRPSIVNNILLYDNCVEQDVSVEVNLEDSDYLSYAHGICSNGGDCFNHIANHEVGGSEKQKVRSKPKRRFISLSGNLNTEPILDQPTGNEVTQTHLKDSQESNMTYSDTGSGALNPAQNENLKELLQLKIVDFGTSEAETIEDIVCCGCIFQLGTVVEEREVAILRTCERKIYVIFIDTMPDSQDIITQIVGSHKLEDIREIWAGLGLQALRIYLEGKITYLFLTRSSIKLENLLSLLQISDSAALNGIWSLKSWENVQVKMLEKYVCGIPKMGLLLCSMVLFWHDNAGGEPWVARTIIVVEEYMLVCIENHPQFGTSIADSESSSPYYSLDSGCIIQDILEMVIELCPEGYVTLTFVEVMPATNFFSGNIKKEKRPVETPKVHTWKLKWYTKDTLLKFVAIVKAIYLGLKSSPLPVKCIS encoded by the exons ATGGCGATCGTCACGGGAGATCGCTACCTCGAACAGCTGTTGCGGTTCGTCGAGCGCAACGCCGGGCCGCTCCTTGAGGGATCCCTCACTCTGAAGCTGAATCCCTTGGGGCTCCGCTATGTCCACACGCGGCTGGAGGCGCTGCAGGAGCTTGAGGGCCTCCTCGCCGGCGCCCCTGTTGACTACCTCCGTGCCTACGTCTCTGATCTCGGAGACCACAGGGCGATCGAGCATATGCGGCGAATCCTCGCGCTGCTCACCTCGCTCAAGGTGGTGTCTGTGCTCCCGCCGCCGGGCAGGGACCCGACGCCCATCTCGCTGCTTCCTTTTGGGAGGCTGAAGGTCCTCGAGCTCCGGGGATGCGACCTCTCCACCTCTTCCGCCAGGGGCTTGCTCGAGCTACGCCACTCGCTCGAGAAGCTTATTTGCTACAATTCCACT GTTTCTTGTCGAATAGTTAAACTTGTTCTAAGATATAATGCCTTAACTTCAGTTCATGGAATTGAGAATCTAAAGTCACTTGAAGGGCTCGATCTCTCCTACAATATTATTTCCAGTTTCACAGCACTTGAAATCCTCGGCATCCTTCCTTCCCTGCATAACCTGTGGCTGGAAGGAAATCCAATATGTTGCACTCGGTGGTTCAGAGCACATGTTTTCAGTTTCTTCTCTAATCCGGAAAGA TTAGTGCTAGATGGAAAAAGCATTAGCACAAGGGAGTATTGGGAAAGACATGTTATATTTGCAAGGAGCCAAAAGAAGCCTGCTGCTGGATGTGGATATTATTTTCCTGCAAAAGATATTGTTGAAGATGAGAGTATCATAGCTACTAAGAAG aaaaagTTTTCTCGTCTAGCGAATATTGAGGATGAGAGGCAATTAATTAGCTCTGACCAAGAATCTATATTGTGTGATAGTGAAAGTTTGAGAAAAGATGAGATCATTTCTGACAGTGAATCAAGAATAGCTGAGTTAATGAATGTAGCAAAATACATGAAGAATGAACGATCTACCATTTGGTcgcaaaaatttaaaaagtatttgAATCAGACACCTGATAAGTTTGTGGATAAAATCCACTCAGTGGAGTTTGGTTTGGCTTATCCTATGATAAGACAAATAAAATACCATAATCAGCTCGGAAGTATTTCAAGTTCAAAATACATTACGGAGGTTGCAGAAACTCTAGAAGGAGAAACATGTCAAAGCAACTTGGACCTCAATATGCCAGTTAAAGATAGTGATAATGGTAATTATTCCAGTAAGGAGATAACTGAGCTTGAGATTACCAAGAATGATAGCAATACGTCATTGAATGGAAGAAATTCAGGATTTAATTGTGAGCAAGgcaaatcaaacttctattctctAGAAACAAAAGATGTTTCTCATTTAAAAGTAAAGCTTCACTCTGTTGACGGTGATTCACCAGATGGAGGCTATGAGTCAGAAAATGCACCAACTATGGCTCCTGAGAAGATCATTGGATCACACCCATCCTCTCTGCACCCTAACTCACCTCCACATTATAGAGAGGATATCCTTCATCACAAACTTGACCATGAGGAAGAATTTTTGCAGCACTCAGCTGATGTAACTTCTATGGAAACATCAGATGATACCAGTAGCAGTGGTGGTGTTTCACACAATCTAAGCTCCTCCAGTTTGGATAGCTTGTTGAATCAAGCACCTATGAAACATGTTTCTAGTGACAACTCACTGACATCACTGGACATCAAATATCTTGCTGGTGGAAGGCATTGCAGGCCATCAATAGTAAATAACATTCTATTATATGATAATTGTGTTGAGCAAGATGTCAGTGTGGAAGTTAACCTAGAAGACAGTGACTATCTATCTTATGCACACGGCATTTGCAGTAATGGTGGGGACTGTTTCAATCACATTGCAAATCATGAAGTTGGTGGATCTGAGAAACAGAAAGTTAGATCAAAACCTAAGAGAAGATTTATCTCACTCTCAGGAAATCTTAATACTGAACCAATACTTGATCAACCAACTGGCAATGAAGTTACTCAAACCCATTTGAAGGATTCACAAGAAAGTAACATGACATATTCAGATACTGGTAGTGGAGCCCTTAATCCTGCACAAAATGAAAACCTAAAGGAGTTATTGCAACTGAAGATAGTGGACTTTGGCACTTCTGAAGCAGAAACAATTGAGGATATAGTTTGTTGTGGTTGTATATTTCAGCTCGGAACGGTTGTTGAAGAGCG TGAAGTTGCTATTCTGCGAActtgtgagagaaaaatatatgTCATTTTTATTGATACAATGCCTGATAGCCAAG ACATTATTACCCAAATTGTCGGAAGCCACAAACTGGAAGATATAAGAGAAATTTGGGCTGGACTTGGACTGCAAGCACTGAG GATATATCTGGAGGGGAAGATAACGTACCTGTTCTTGACAAGGAGTTCTATAAAATTGGAGAATCTACTATCTCTGTTACAGATATCTGATTCTGCTGCATTGAACGGTATATGGTCTCTGAAGAG TTGGGAGAATGTCCAGGTAAAAATGCTTGAGAAATATGTATGTGGAATTCCGAAGATGGGACTGCTCCTATGCTCCATGGTTCTGTTTTGGCATGACAACGCTGGAG GTGAACCTTGGGTTGCGAGGACAATTATTGTAGTTGAAGAATATATGCTCGTGTGCATTGAGAATCATCCACAATTTGGTACTTCCATAGCTGATTCTGAATCGAGCTCCCCATACTATTCTCTGGATTCTGGATGCATAATTCAGGATATACTTGAAATG GTCATTGAGCTCTGTCCCGAGGGATATGTGACCTTGACATTCGTCGAAGTCATGCCTGCTACTAACTTCTTTTCTGGTAATATCAAGAAGGAGAAGCGACCAGTCGAAACCCCAAAGGTCCACACATGGAAGTTGAAGTGGTACACGAAAGACACCCTGTTAAAATTCGTTGCCATTGTGAAGGCGATTTATTTAGGATTAAAATCTTCTCCTCTACCTGTGAAGTGTATATCTTGA
- the LOC122043004 gene encoding probable inactive receptor kinase At1g48480 has product MSRSEYGHLPHMASRLLLRLVAGALLLLVGLPGGTPDLASDTAALVALRDAIGLSALPTWNSSVPTCSWPGVTCVFGRVDELRLPGVGLIGQIPAAVGNFTALHTLSLRFNALSGPLPGELARLVELRNLYLQDNRLSGEIPLFLASMKSLVRLNLAGNQFTGRIPSELNNLTRLGTLYLESNRLSGEIPPLDIPSLVQFNVSYNQLNGSIPAGLRSQPKNAFLNTSLCGGPLGLCPGEIAPSPSAEGASGNNAGGGVFPESGKKKKLSGGAIAGIAIGAAAFVLLLLVALILLCRGRMGAAASGTKPMETAELAEERDKGPGDGRANSNGAAVTSTAVTAAAKSSSASSGGPGVKKLVFFGSRRTTPAFDLEDLLRASAEVLGKGTFGTTYKAVLESGEAVAVKRLKDVNLPEAEFKERIEAIGAMDHLNLVSLTAYYFSADEKLLVYEFMSTGSLSALMHGDKGSGQAALDWETRTGIALAAARGLQHIHSASPSTSHGNVKSSNVLLTESYEARLSDHGLALLAAGSTSPALRGAGYRAPEVTDPRKVSQKADVYSFGVLLLELLTGKAAAQAVLNEEGVDLPRWVQSVVGKEWTADVFDAELLRWQNAEEEEMVRLLQLAMDCVAHHPDKRPSMSEVIARIRSIRSES; this is encoded by the exons ATGTCTCGCAGTGAGTACGGTCACCTCCCGCACATGGCGTCCCGGTTGTTGCTCCGGCTCGTCGCCGGCGCGCTCCTCCTCCTGGTCGGTCTCCCCGGCGGGACGCCGGATCTGGCCTCCGACACTGCCGCGCTAGTGGCTTTGCGCGATGCCATCGGTCTCTCCGCTCTGCCCACGTGGAACTCCTCCGTCCCAACCTGCAGCTGGCCGGGGGTCACCTGCGTCTTCGGCCGGGTCGACGAGCTCCGCCTCCCCGGCGTTGGCCTCATTGGCCAGATTCCGGCCGCCGTCGGTAACTTCACCGCCCTCCACACGCTCAGCCTCCGGTTCAATGCTCTTTCTGGTCCTCTGCCCGGTGAGCTAGCGCGCCTCGTCGAGCTCCGCAACCTCTACCTCCAGGACAACCGCCTCTCCGGCGAGATCCCGCTCTTTCTCGCCTCCATGAAGAGCCTCGTCCGCCTCAACCTTGCTGGCAACCAATTCACCGGTCGGATTCCTTCGGAGCTCAACAACCTCACCCGCCTTGGCACGCTCTACCTGGAGAGCAACAGGCTCAGCGGCGAGATCCCGCCGCTTGACATCCCCAGCTTGGTCCAGTTCAACGTGTCTTACAACCAGCTCAACGGATCTATACCGGCCGGCCTCCGTTCCCAGCCCAAGAACGCGTTCCTCAACACCAGCCTCTGCGGCGGCCCCCTGGGGTTGTGCCCAGGCGAGATCGCGCCTTCTCCCTCAGCGGAGGGAGCTTCTGGGAACAATGCCGGCGGCGGCGTCTTTCCAGAGTCCGGCAAAAAGAAGAAACTCTCCGGCGGGGCGATCGCCGGGATTGCGATTGGTGCCGCCGCCTTCGTGCTCCTCCTGCTCGTTGCGCTCATCCTTCTCTGCCGTGGCAGGATGGGCGCCGCTGCTTCCGGCACGAAGCCGATGGAGACAGCGGAGCTTGCAGAGGAAAGGGATAAAGGTCCCGGAGATGGAAGAGCGAACAGTAACGGAGCGGCAGTGACCTCAACCGCTGTCACCGCCGCCGCAAAATCTTCGTCTGCTTCCAGCGGTGGCCCCGGGGTTAAGAAACTCGTGTTCTTCGGCAGCCGGAGAACAACGCCGGCCTTCGATCTAGAGGATCTCCTGCGTGCGTCTGCAGAGGTGTTGGGGAAGGGAACCTTCGGGACAACCTACAAGGCGGTGCTCGAGTCGGGGGAGGCGGTGGCCGTGAAGCGGCTCAAAGACGTGAATCTGCCGGAGGCGGAGTTCAAAGAGAGGATCGAGGCCATCGGCGCCATGGACCACCTCAACCTTGTTTCCCTCACGGCCTACTACTTCAGCGCCGACGAGAAGCTCCTCGTCTACGAGTTCATGTCCACGGGCAGCCTCTCAGCTCTCATGCACG GCGACAAAGGGTCCGGCCAAGCGGCCCTCGACTGGGAGACAAGAACCGGCATCGCCCTTGCGGCGGCTCGAGGCCTGCAGCACATCCACTCCGCAAGCCCATCGACTTCTCACGGCAACGTCAAGTCCTCCAACGTCCTGCTCACCGAGTCGTACGAAGCTCGACTTTCCGACCACGGCCTGGCTCTGCTCGCGGCGGGGTCGACTTCCCCTGCTCTTCGCGGGGCAGGGTACCGAGCTCCGGAGGTCACGGATCCCCGGAAGGTATCGCAGAAAGCGGATGTGTACAGCTTCGGAGTTCTCCTCCTCGAGCTGCTCACGGGCAAAGCGGCGGCGCAGGCCGTCCTGAACGAGGAGGGAGTAGACCTCCCGAGGTGGGTGCAGTCGGTCGTCGGGAAGGAGTGGACTGCAGATGTGTTCGACGCCGAGCTGCTCAGGTGGCAAAAcgcggaggaggaggagatggTGCGACTCCTGCAACTGGCCATGGATTGCGTGGCACACCACCCAGACAAGAGGCCTTCCATGTCCGAGGTGATAGCTCGGATCAGATCAATAAGAAGTGAATCGTGA
- the LOC122043003 gene encoding uncharacterized protein LOC122043003 isoform X1: MAIVTGDRYLEQLLRFVERNAGPLLEGSLTLKLNPLGLRYVHTRLEALQELEGLLAGAPVDYLRAYVSDLGDHRAIEHMRRILALLTSLKVVSVLPPPGRDPTPISLLPFGRLKVLELRGCDLSTSSARGLLELRHSLEKLICYNSTECLRHVFANRIVDIKESPTWNKLKFISCACNRLVLMDESLQLLPAVESLDLSQNRFAKIDNLQKVTKLRYLDLGFNHLRSVARFSEVSCRIVKLVLRYNALTSVHGIENLKSLEGLDLSYNIISSFTALEILGILPSLHNLWLEGNPICCTRWFRAHVFSFFSNPERLVLDGKSISTREYWERHVIFARSQKKPAAGCGYYFPAKDIVEDESIIATKKKKFSRLANIEDERQLISSDQESILCDSESLRKDEIISDSESRIAELMNVAKYMKNERSTIWSQKFKKYLNQTPDKFVDKIHSVEFGLAYPMIRQIKYHNQLGSISSSKYITEVAETLEGETCQSNLDLNMPVKDSDNGNYSSKEITELEITKNDSNTSLNGRNSGFNCEQGKSNFYSLETKDVSHLKVKLHSVDGDSPDGGYESENAPTMAPEKIIGSHPSSLHPNSPPHYREDILHHKLDHEEEFLQHSADVTSMETSDDTSSSGGVSHNLSSSSLDSLLNQAPMKHVSSDNSLTSLDIKYLAGGRHCRPSIVNNILLYDNCVEQDVSVEVNLEDSDYLSYAHGICSNGGDCFNHIANHEVGGSEKQKVRSKPKRRFISLSGNLNTEPILDQPTGNEVTQTHLKDSQESNMTYSDTGSGALNPAQNENLKELLQLKIVDFGTSEAETIEDIVCCGCIFQLGTVVEEREVAILRTCERKIYVIFIDTMPDSQDIITQIVGSHKLEDIREIWAGLGLQALRIYLEGKITYLFLTRSSIKLENLLSLLQISDSAALNGIWSLKSWENVQVKMLEKYVCGIPKMGLLLCSMVLFWHDNAGGEPWVARTIIVVEEYMLVCIENHPQFGTSIADSESSSPYYSLDSGCIIQDILEMVIELCPEGYVTLTFVEVMPATNFFSGNIKKEKRPVETPKVHTWKLKWYTKDTLLKFVAIVKAIYLGLKSSPLPVKCIS, from the exons ATGGCGATCGTCACGGGAGATCGCTACCTCGAACAGCTGTTGCGGTTCGTCGAGCGCAACGCCGGGCCGCTCCTTGAGGGATCCCTCACTCTGAAGCTGAATCCCTTGGGGCTCCGCTATGTCCACACGCGGCTGGAGGCGCTGCAGGAGCTTGAGGGCCTCCTCGCCGGCGCCCCTGTTGACTACCTCCGTGCCTACGTCTCTGATCTCGGAGACCACAGGGCGATCGAGCATATGCGGCGAATCCTCGCGCTGCTCACCTCGCTCAAGGTGGTGTCTGTGCTCCCGCCGCCGGGCAGGGACCCGACGCCCATCTCGCTGCTTCCTTTTGGGAGGCTGAAGGTCCTCGAGCTCCGGGGATGCGACCTCTCCACCTCTTCCGCCAGGGGCTTGCTCGAGCTACGCCACTCGCTCGAGAAGCTTATTTGCTACAATTCCACT GAATGCCTCAGACATGTATTTGCCAATAGAATCGTGGACATAAAAGAATCTCCAACCTGGAACAAACTGAAGTTTATATCATGTGCTTGCAATCGATTAGTTCTAATGGATGAGTCCTTGCAATTATTACCCGCTGTCGAGTCTTTGGATCTAAGTCAGAACAGGTTTGCCAAAATTGACAACCTTCAAAAGGTTACAAAGCTGCGATATCTTGATCTTGGGTTCAATCATCTACGATCAGTAGCACGATTTAGTGAG GTTTCTTGTCGAATAGTTAAACTTGTTCTAAGATATAATGCCTTAACTTCAGTTCATGGAATTGAGAATCTAAAGTCACTTGAAGGGCTCGATCTCTCCTACAATATTATTTCCAGTTTCACAGCACTTGAAATCCTCGGCATCCTTCCTTCCCTGCATAACCTGTGGCTGGAAGGAAATCCAATATGTTGCACTCGGTGGTTCAGAGCACATGTTTTCAGTTTCTTCTCTAATCCGGAAAGA TTAGTGCTAGATGGAAAAAGCATTAGCACAAGGGAGTATTGGGAAAGACATGTTATATTTGCAAGGAGCCAAAAGAAGCCTGCTGCTGGATGTGGATATTATTTTCCTGCAAAAGATATTGTTGAAGATGAGAGTATCATAGCTACTAAGAAG aaaaagTTTTCTCGTCTAGCGAATATTGAGGATGAGAGGCAATTAATTAGCTCTGACCAAGAATCTATATTGTGTGATAGTGAAAGTTTGAGAAAAGATGAGATCATTTCTGACAGTGAATCAAGAATAGCTGAGTTAATGAATGTAGCAAAATACATGAAGAATGAACGATCTACCATTTGGTcgcaaaaatttaaaaagtatttgAATCAGACACCTGATAAGTTTGTGGATAAAATCCACTCAGTGGAGTTTGGTTTGGCTTATCCTATGATAAGACAAATAAAATACCATAATCAGCTCGGAAGTATTTCAAGTTCAAAATACATTACGGAGGTTGCAGAAACTCTAGAAGGAGAAACATGTCAAAGCAACTTGGACCTCAATATGCCAGTTAAAGATAGTGATAATGGTAATTATTCCAGTAAGGAGATAACTGAGCTTGAGATTACCAAGAATGATAGCAATACGTCATTGAATGGAAGAAATTCAGGATTTAATTGTGAGCAAGgcaaatcaaacttctattctctAGAAACAAAAGATGTTTCTCATTTAAAAGTAAAGCTTCACTCTGTTGACGGTGATTCACCAGATGGAGGCTATGAGTCAGAAAATGCACCAACTATGGCTCCTGAGAAGATCATTGGATCACACCCATCCTCTCTGCACCCTAACTCACCTCCACATTATAGAGAGGATATCCTTCATCACAAACTTGACCATGAGGAAGAATTTTTGCAGCACTCAGCTGATGTAACTTCTATGGAAACATCAGATGATACCAGTAGCAGTGGTGGTGTTTCACACAATCTAAGCTCCTCCAGTTTGGATAGCTTGTTGAATCAAGCACCTATGAAACATGTTTCTAGTGACAACTCACTGACATCACTGGACATCAAATATCTTGCTGGTGGAAGGCATTGCAGGCCATCAATAGTAAATAACATTCTATTATATGATAATTGTGTTGAGCAAGATGTCAGTGTGGAAGTTAACCTAGAAGACAGTGACTATCTATCTTATGCACACGGCATTTGCAGTAATGGTGGGGACTGTTTCAATCACATTGCAAATCATGAAGTTGGTGGATCTGAGAAACAGAAAGTTAGATCAAAACCTAAGAGAAGATTTATCTCACTCTCAGGAAATCTTAATACTGAACCAATACTTGATCAACCAACTGGCAATGAAGTTACTCAAACCCATTTGAAGGATTCACAAGAAAGTAACATGACATATTCAGATACTGGTAGTGGAGCCCTTAATCCTGCACAAAATGAAAACCTAAAGGAGTTATTGCAACTGAAGATAGTGGACTTTGGCACTTCTGAAGCAGAAACAATTGAGGATATAGTTTGTTGTGGTTGTATATTTCAGCTCGGAACGGTTGTTGAAGAGCG TGAAGTTGCTATTCTGCGAActtgtgagagaaaaatatatgTCATTTTTATTGATACAATGCCTGATAGCCAAG ACATTATTACCCAAATTGTCGGAAGCCACAAACTGGAAGATATAAGAGAAATTTGGGCTGGACTTGGACTGCAAGCACTGAG GATATATCTGGAGGGGAAGATAACGTACCTGTTCTTGACAAGGAGTTCTATAAAATTGGAGAATCTACTATCTCTGTTACAGATATCTGATTCTGCTGCATTGAACGGTATATGGTCTCTGAAGAG TTGGGAGAATGTCCAGGTAAAAATGCTTGAGAAATATGTATGTGGAATTCCGAAGATGGGACTGCTCCTATGCTCCATGGTTCTGTTTTGGCATGACAACGCTGGAG GTGAACCTTGGGTTGCGAGGACAATTATTGTAGTTGAAGAATATATGCTCGTGTGCATTGAGAATCATCCACAATTTGGTACTTCCATAGCTGATTCTGAATCGAGCTCCCCATACTATTCTCTGGATTCTGGATGCATAATTCAGGATATACTTGAAATG GTCATTGAGCTCTGTCCCGAGGGATATGTGACCTTGACATTCGTCGAAGTCATGCCTGCTACTAACTTCTTTTCTGGTAATATCAAGAAGGAGAAGCGACCAGTCGAAACCCCAAAGGTCCACACATGGAAGTTGAAGTGGTACACGAAAGACACCCTGTTAAAATTCGTTGCCATTGTGAAGGCGATTTATTTAGGATTAAAATCTTCTCCTCTACCTGTGAAGTGTATATCTTGA
- the LOC122040239 gene encoding E3 ubiquitin-protein ligase XBAT33-like, translated as MGNSLECSASSERLVSVARDGDLIEACMLLEFNLGLVKYSTFRGLNSPLHFATAKGHNEIVTLLLENGSDVNLRNYCGQTALMQACRHGHWEVVQTLLIYGSILCDKNGLFERSECPALYIEDYIVPCAC; from the exons ATGGGGAACTCTCTCGAGTGCTCGGCCTCTAGCGAGAGATTGGTGTCTGTGGCTCGGGATGGTGATCTAATCGAAGCCTGCATGTTGCTGGAGTTCAACCTTGGACTCGTCAAGTACTCCACCTTCCGTGGCCTCAACTCCCCTCTACATTTCGCCACCGCCAAGGGCCACAACGAG ATCGTGACGTTGCTGCTAGAGAATGGGTCTGACGTGAATCTGAGAAACTATTGTGGCCAG ACAGCATTGATGCAAGCTTGTCGTCACGGTCATTGGGAGGTGGTGCAGACTCTGCTCATCTATGGAAGTATTCTAT GTGACAAGAATGGACTATTTGAACGGTCGGAGTGCCCTGCACTTTACATAGAAG ATTATATTGTGCCTTGTGCATGTTAG